The Apodemus sylvaticus chromosome 4, mApoSyl1.1, whole genome shotgun sequence nucleotide sequence ACTCCACTCCGAGCCCTATCTTTGCTCTttactttgaggcagggtctcactgaatTCCCAAGGccagctttgaactcactctgtaggccaggctactGGCCTTGAAGTAGCAaatcatcctgcctcagtttcttgaaCAGCTGGGGTTACGAACCAGCTTGATTTCCCTATTTCTCCTGTCCTTTCCTAAAAACCAGGCTCATTGTGAACATCAGCTGTGAAGACACAAGACTAACCAATAGAGAAGGCAGCTCAGACAGGGGAGAAAAGGTACAGAATTCGAGAAGATCGGAGATGAAGAAAacgtacaaaattatatatatatttatatatataataacgtGACATATCTATGTACAACACGGCTGGGACATTGAGGAAACTATACAATGACGTTCAGCTTTGTCCCCTTCCCACATGGACTTCTGGTTAAGGATGACAGCATGAGAAAATGGagcaaaaaacacaaaaattatatacaattacaaaTGAGAGTCAAAGAGTTTGGGGGCCAGGGAGACCAGGGACCCTGCTCTCTCCACGCCTTCCTCACCAACCTATTTCTACCCAACTTGAATGACGGCCTCCGGCCTGAGCAGCCGCCAGTCAGGAGAAGAGTATATTTACATGCCTTTTCCCCTGACACACATATCCACAAACTCCAGACATCCTAAGGGCACACAGGGTCTGCAAAGGGGGGAGAGACTGCACCATCCTGCTCTTTTGAGCAGTTCTCACTCTGGTCCTCTCTGCCTATGACGAGCAGGTGGCATTCAGTAAGATCCAGGCCAAACTAGTGATGACACAGCAAGACAGtctgctgcctccctccctgcaccCTCTTCCCAGCCTCCACTAGTGAATCATCTGCTAAGGCCCAGCTGCTCCAGCTGGCAGCAGCTCTGCGCTCTGGGGACCCGCTCCCTTCATCCCTTCTTCCTCCAGGCCTAACATACAGCTAGTGTCGGATTACATCTGTCTCCCAGGCCCATCCACTGGGCCGCCACAGCAGGTGTGCAGCAGCCAGGTCAAGAGCAGACCCCGGCAGTGGGCGGAGTCAACACACATCCAGGGACAGCCTTTTCAggtttgttctctttctctctcaaaaagGCTATGATACCTATGAGACTGCTGTCAGAGCGATGGCCCTTAAATCTCAAACTCCCTCGTCCCATGGAGCACGCCTGGCTTTACAGAGCTGAGGCTCAGCCACGGGCATGCCTCAGTTTTGGTTTTTATGATGACCAGGTGTAGGACTTCAGAGTCAGGGTTAGCCTACACGTGTGTTTCCTTCTGTTTACAGATGAGGAACAGGATCAGTCCAGAGAGGCTGCAGACTTGGCCAAGCTCACACCAGTGCTGTTGAGCATGACAAGAAACTCTTTCCATTATCCCATAATACTTTCAAAGAGCAACATGCTGGAAGAGGAaagataccatttttttttcataagtaGCTAATGCCCATCAAACTTTACATTCCTAGAGAAGCAGGGCAACTGTTGGAGGAACATAGCAGAGGGGTTGGGTGGGCCCTGTAGTTTTAAGCAAGCAAATCCCCTCTCCTTTGAAGGTACCCTAAACACCCACGATGGCGACACCAAGCACAGAGGCCTCAGGGACAACACACTTAGAAGCACAGTCTCCCTCACTCTACCTCTCCGACACGCCATCCAGCCTTGGGACCCTCAACTTCCCACACTGCGATACCCGAGACGGCCTGTCCCAGGACTCGCTCCTCCTGCAGGAGGACTGGCATTGGCCACATTCCTCAGCACAGGAGAAGCTGCAGTGCTCTGCACGCCGAGTCTTTCCTACTCTTGGGTCTCTACTGGGCTATCATGAGGGTGTACAAGTTTCAATTTACCCAAAGAAACAAACTCGGAGCCCCTCTCCAACCTAAGCCCCCAGCAGAATGCCTTCCCTGGATGGCAAGCTGACCTCTGACTAGGGGTCCATTCCCTGCCTATAATATATAAAAGTCCAGTGggtgaggaaggggaagaggggccCAGGTTACCCCGCAAGCTTGCTGGTGACAAGCGAGGACTTTCTCTGGGGCAGGTCCTGAGGGGTGGGGATGTGGTCGCCGGTCACCAGGTTCTTGTCTGCTCCGGCGCTCGGCAGCTGCTTGTTCTTCATCTTGGCTTTGGCCATGTTGTAGTCTCCTGAGTCAAAGTACTTTTGCtaagagacaggagggagggtTAGACGAATGTGCAACTTTGGCCTCCAACGCAAAGACTCATGTCTAGCATCAGCATCAGCTCCACCTAACTCAGCGGTCTAAGCATTCCCCATGCACACAGGCCACACCACTCACCTGTACGTCCACTTCCAGCATGCTCTGACCTTGTCAGAGTATAAGAGTTTCCTTGCAGAACGTACACCTTTGTAGCTTAAGGGGAGGAGTCCTTGAACCTAAGAACTCCTGCATCTTTTGTACCTTACCGAGTACAGGAAGGCTCAATTACAATCATTTTACTTCACCGGtaacacttaggaggcaaagcAATACCTTGGTGCTGGGGAAATGCATGAGTAAGACTCAAGAAGGGTCGATTTGGGTTTACCAGCAGCCGGAGACCAACCGGAAACCAACTATGTCAGAGTTAGAAATTATTCTCAGAGCAGGAATAGGAACTGGGCTTGCTCATGGCAGTGTGCATTCCAGACTCCCACCACTCCCACACATGTTCCATGGTGAGACTGTCTGCCTACGCCTGGCTCGCTTAAGCGAGATAAGCTGCAAAGCAGCATCACACCGTCATCTGTGACTCAGACTGAGCACCTGGGATTCTCTACAGGATGCTACTTCCCTCTCATCTCATCCCTACCCAGCTTTATCCTTATAATCTGCTGTCAGCTCATGGCAGGGAGACACCTGACCACAAAGgacagggctgggaaggcagacCTCTGTTGTTAGGAAGGTCATTCCAGCTGTGCTGGTTTTCACTTTTGTAGTCTTATAGGGTGAACCCAAGCTAGACAAGTGCTTTCCCATGGAGCCATATCCTCTATCATTATGTACAGGAAAAAGAACTGTCTCTGTgttactttctttctttgagacagggtctgaaaaaaccctggaactcactatgtagaccaggctggccttaatttcagagatctacctgactctgcctccctagtgctgggattaaaggcatgtacttttttatttttaaagataattacagggctggagagatggctcagtggttaggagcactgactgctcttccagatgtcctgaggtcaaatcccagcacccacatggtggctcacaaccatccgtaatgagatctgatgccctcttctggtgtgtctgaagatagttacagtgtacttatatataataaataaatctttttttttttggatttggtttttttggacagggtttctctgtatagtactggctgtcctggaactcactctgtagaccaggctggcctcgaactcagaaatctgcctgcctctgcctcccagagtgctgggattacaggcgtgtgccaccacatgcCTGGCAGCCTAGGCTATTCTAAAACGTACTATGTAGTCTTCGCTGTTCTTGCAGTTGAGgttatcttcctgcttcagcctaggtgctgagatgacaggcacGGGCCAGCACTCAGCTAAAGTAAGGTTCTTGAGGAGTGTAGTTAATGTGTGATGCTAGCTTTAGCAGTCTAAAGAAACCTAATGCACCAGTTGAAGTATTGTGGGTCTTCTGTCTCTAATGTCCTCCCTTCAGTCCCCTCTGCCACCTACCCAAGTGCCCAACATTAAGCCTTCATTTCCTATAGGCAGAAGGGAAGTAAGTAACATCATTGCAGAGACTCACAATAATCTGGTCTTCTCTTTCCAAGTATCTAATTCATCTTTGCTAAACAACCAAACCTACAGGAAAGCATGCAGCAGACCCTCACCGACCCACCCACGGGGCTGCAGTACAAGGGTCCCATACCCCTTTCTGGAGTCTCTTCATGAGGAAGTCGGAGCCGCCAGGCTTTTGTCCTAGGCTTGGATATTTGGCCTTTAGCTTTGCCTCCTCGGCTTTCTCAGGGAGAATACCTTCTTTCTCCTGTGTATCCTGAAGAAAACACGCCAAGTGAAATCAATGGCTGATAAACAATGACTTCGAAAATCTGATAACCTTTATATTATCAAACTTTTCTAGAGGTCTACCTGTTTGTAAATATGCTATCTACACTTTGTTCTGCTTAGTGTGTGTAttatttaaggatttatttatgtgcatgtattcTGCAggaatgtata carries:
- the Ensa gene encoding alpha-endosulfine isoform X2, whose amino-acid sequence is MSQKQEEENPAEETGEEKQDTQEKEGILPEKAEEAKLKAKYPSLGQKPGGSDFLMKRLQKGQKYFDSGDYNMAKAKMKNKQLPSAGADKNLVTGDHIPTPQDLPQRKSSLVTSKLAGGQVE
- the Ensa gene encoding alpha-endosulfine isoform X1, translating into MSQKQEEENPAEETGEEKQDTQEKEGILPEKAEEAKLKAKYPSLGQKPGGSDFLMKRLQKGQKYFDSGDYNMAKAKMKNKQLPSAGADKNLVTGDHIPTPQDLPQRKSSLVTSKLAGCICAHIHECQEVRGVWL